Within the Flavobacterium sp. N502536 genome, the region ATGCACGCCATTACTGTACTTTTTGTCCAGGTTTTTAATGATTAATTCCATTTTGTATTGGTCTTTTAATTAGTTGATAATAAACACATCAGACGATGGTTCTATTTATTTGTTACAGCATTACTTTTTATTGGAGATAAATGCCGTTTCATTTCTTTATTCCAATCGGAATACTCTTTTGTTTGCTGTTCCATAGATTTTGCGCCGATCCTGAGTCATTTTGGTACCTCGCGACGGCTTCTGCTTCTTGTAATTTTGTAATTTTTTGGAATAAATATAATTACAAGTGAGAATCATTATAGATAAATTGTAATAATTGGGTGGTATAATGTAATAAGTGGTTACACATCCCCGATCCTCTCTATCCAGCTGAGTTATGTGTCCAATATTTTAGAACTTTCTTTGCTGTCTTTTTTTTACCCCTTAAAAACAAGAGGGCATTCTCCGAAATTGATCCCTTGAGTTTTGTGATAAAATCGTGACTTGCCAGGTAGAAATTTAAGAAATATGAAGGTTTCAGGCTTGAGGTTCGAATCCAGTTTTTTCCAATAAAAAAGTCCTGAAATACTTCAGGACTTTCTTTTATTCTAAATCAATTCATTATCTCAGTATAAAGCCATTCTTCATAGGATCTTTTGGATCTATTAAAAACGTATTTACTCCTGTTACAAAAGCTGTTCCTTCAACCTGGGGAATTACAGCCTTGAAGGGGCCAAATTTTTCTTCTCTGACAAGTGATCCTGTAAACGTACTTCCGGTTATACTTTCTATCGTAATAAACTCTTTTAAATTTATGGAGTTTTTCGCTTTTTCAATCGCAATTCTTCCCGAAACACCTGAACCTGTTGGAGAACGATCGACTTCTCCATCAGCAAAAACACAAACATTTCGACTGTGATTAGCACTATTCAGTGGTTCATCAATAAAAATAGTTCCGTATAAAAAACTCAGATCCTTTTCAAACGGATGATGAATTTCGGTATCATGATTCATTACGGCATGTTTTATAGCAACTCCATTTTGAATAATGCCGCGGTAATTTTCCTCGGTTAATCCAAAATTCAAATGCGTATTTTTTCTCAAGTCAACATAAGCATAAAAAGCGCCGCCATAAGCCAAATCATAAACAACGTTGCCAATACCCGGAACATTTACAATACGATCTAAACCTACAGCAAAACTTGGTACACAATGAAACCTCACTCCTGTTACCTCGCCCTTTAACACGGTAACAAACGAAAGAATTCGGCCGCAGGGAGCATCTATTTTCAATTCATTCTCACCTTCTTTTACCGTTATCCAATTCATTTTTGCCGCCAGTGTGCTTATCGCAATA harbors:
- a CDS encoding proline racemase family protein, whose amino-acid sequence is MSDTYQNICNNTTYIADDAVLQIKTIDMHTGGEPLRVIVSGFPKLKGNTVLEYRRDIKENYDYLRTALMFEPRGHADMYGCILLPPNDEDADFGILFMHNEGYSSMCGHAIIAISTLAAKMNWITVKEGENELKIDAPCGRILSFVTVLKGEVTGVRFHCVPSFAVGLDRIVNVPGIGNVVYDLAYGGAFYAYVDLRKNTHLNFGLTEENYRGIIQNGVAIKHAVMNHDTEIHHPFEKDLSFLYGTIFIDEPLNSANHSRNVCVFADGEVDRSPTGSGVSGRIAIEKAKNSINLKEFITIESITGSTFTGSLVREEKFGPFKAVIPQVEGTAFVTGVNTFLIDPKDPMKNGFILR